The stretch of DNA ACCCATGATCCTGAAATATTTACCAAATCCACTCTTGGAAATTTGCCTCCCGAATATTTCAATGAAGACAACTCTTTAAAATGTGCTGAAGCTTATTTTAAATGTGAATCAATCAAGTTTATTGAAGCCGTTAAACAAAGCGATCCCATTAAAAAGAAAGATGAAGCAATCGTCATTAAATCAAAGGTTAATGAGATTATAATTAATAAACCTACTAAAGCTATGAACAGAGGGTTTGGCTATGTTATCGAATCCTTATCCAACTTAACACGTTTTGATATGGTCGGCGAAGAACAAAAGGAATATTATCTTAACAGATTTAGAGAAGCTAATCGCGTGGTAAAAAAAGTTGGCTACAAACAGGATATACAGGCCATGAAAGAAATAAAAAAAGAGTTAATAAAAAAAGGTTATGAACCTTAGTTTTTAATAACATCAATAAATTCAAATGAATCTCCATCAAATAAACCTTTATCTGAAATCTTAATTGATGGAATAACTAGTAATGCCATAAATGCCATTGTCATAAATGGAGATTGGAGTTCGCAACCTAAAGCGTTAGTCATTTGATGTAAAACACCTAATTTATGAGCAACATCATATACGTCCTCATTACTCATGAGTCCTGCAATCGGAAGAGGTAATGAATCACTGAAGTCTTCGCTCACAACGGCAATGCCTCCTTTATCATCAATAATTTGATTGACTGCTTTTGCCATCATGTCAGAACTATAACCAACAACTATGATATTATGGGAATCGTGAGCAACAGATGATGCAATAGCTCCTTTTTTAAGACCAAATCCTCTAATGAATGCATTAGAAACTGTGTTTCCACCATAACGCTCTACAACAGATATCTTTAAAACATCCTGAAAGATATCAGGTTGGACAATACCATCCTTAACATATAATTTTGCAGTCGCTTTTTTAGTTAATAAATCACCATCGGAACACACAATAACATTGACTTCACATTCATCTCCATCATAATGCACATCAAAGTCACTAGGAAGCTTTTTAGATGCATTTATTGAATTGGAAGCTTCGATTTCAGGAACATCAAACAGAACATTTTCCCCATCAAACACACATTCGCCGCCAACATATGTTTTTAAGACATTGCAATCATATATGCTGTCTACAATTATAAAATCTGCTTGTCTACCTTCCCTTATAATACCGCAATTTAAATTATAATGATATGCAGGGTTGATTGTTACCATATCAATGGCTTTTAAGATATCAATTCCTAAATTAACTGCTTTTTTGATGGATAAATCCAAATGACCGTTGATTAAATCGTTTGGATGTTTATCATCACTAACTATAAAATCAAAGATTGGAGAATATATTTTTCTTTCAAATATATCTTTGAAAATCCTACCCAAAGCATCCGGATTTTCAATGAGTAATTTGCCTTCATCTATATTGAAAAGGCCTTCCATATCCATAGCGGATGAACCGTCACGAACCATAATTTTCATACCTTTAATCTTTTTCTCGAGAGCTTCCAAAACATTGCTGCATTCGTGGTCAGTACTTATACCATGTGCAATGTATTTATCCAAATCTTCACGAGAAAGCAATGGTGCATGACCATCAATCGGCTTTTCATACTTTTTCGCCAATTCCAATTTCTTTAGAACTTCTTCATCCCCATTTATAACACCCGGAAAATTCATCATTTCCCCTAATGCAACAATCTCATCTTTTTTAAGTAAATACTCAACATCAGAGGAATCTAAAATAGCACCGGAAGTTTCAAATGAAGTAGCAGGCACACAAGAAGGTGCAGTGAAATAGAAATTAAAAGGAACGGCATTTGCATTTTCAATCATTGCTTCAATACCCTCAATTCCCAAAACATTA from Methanobrevibacter sp. YE315 encodes:
- the ade gene encoding adenine deaminase → MKEFTAYIYDVVSSTIRPVRIKIENGIFTEVAPITVNEETLVDVKGLLLPGFIDSHIHIESSMVSPAQFAKIAVRYGTTSVVCDPHEIANVLGIEGIEAMIENANAVPFNFYFTAPSCVPATSFETSGAILDSSDVEYLLKKDEIVALGEMMNFPGVINGDEEVLKKLELAKKYEKPIDGHAPLLSREDLDKYIAHGISTDHECSNVLEALEKKIKGMKIMVRDGSSAMDMEGLFNIDEGKLLIENPDALGRIFKDIFERKIYSPIFDFIVSDDKHPNDLINGHLDLSIKKAVNLGIDILKAIDMVTINPAYHYNLNCGIIREGRQADFIIVDSIYDCNVLKTYVGGECVFDGENVLFDVPEIEASNSINASKKLPSDFDVHYDGDECEVNVIVCSDGDLLTKKATAKLYVKDGIVQPDIFQDVLKISVVERYGGNTVSNAFIRGFGLKKGAIASSVAHDSHNIIVVGYSSDMMAKAVNQIIDDKGGIAVVSEDFSDSLPLPIAGLMSNEDVYDVAHKLGVLHQMTNALGCELQSPFMTMAFMALLVIPSIKISDKGLFDGDSFEFIDVIKN
- a CDS encoding DUF447 domain-containing protein, whose product is MEIDLASLGMEKGRQYETVITTINSENVKNAAPMGVICLDKNMILNRIFKGSHTLDNILLQKEFIVNITHDPEIFTKSTLGNLPPEYFNEDNSLKCAEAYFKCESIKFIEAVKQSDPIKKKDEAIVIKSKVNEIIINKPTKAMNRGFGYVIESLSNLTRFDMVGEEQKEYYLNRFREANRVVKKVGYKQDIQAMKEIKKELIKKGYEP